One genomic region from Leptospira tipperaryensis encodes:
- a CDS encoding OmpP1/FadL family transporter translates to MQKTKIYFPEHSKILLFVCFVFLMGFSSLFGVGLFQPSHNTRYAGMGGVNLAIGGSPMDIATNPANLTKSQKGGLEFGIGLPYIRSTYKDQLADPNPDFAYTNSQNYNILAPLPYFGLNVPITNRLNYGVGVYIPGGGNGQVDGILRVTPNGQSFRDWSGIDIPGPIGDSKKIKEDLLTTFYVVKMTNALAYKFGNLSVGLGIEAIYSRQIAYQRFYDITHTLEVPGQGFDYRSRNAYSMGAIFGLTYAFTEWFKAAYSYQARNILPLDGGMQVGIGDANNYRRTGVSATFNLPEKHGIGFSFGNDSLRLGIDFLYYNYNSYDQTFKQTLEDSWFPTAFGKTNTVSQNIAYHDSWAGALGLEYKTDSFAFRTGYRYNTGVVRSEGMSALQAGIMVQQLATLGLSFLSGNWSFDFAVNYLFSRRIVASQGNDWAVLHSVFGPNDIRVLNYSQSLQSDVPAILFGASYRFE, encoded by the coding sequence ATGCAAAAAACGAAAATTTATTTCCCTGAACATTCGAAAATTCTTCTTTTTGTATGTTTCGTTTTTCTGATGGGTTTTTCTTCTTTGTTCGGAGTTGGTCTTTTTCAGCCTTCGCATAATACGCGCTACGCGGGAATGGGAGGGGTGAACCTCGCCATCGGAGGTTCTCCCATGGACATCGCAACCAATCCGGCCAATCTTACAAAAAGTCAAAAGGGAGGGTTGGAGTTTGGTATCGGACTTCCTTATATTCGTTCCACTTATAAGGATCAGCTCGCGGACCCGAATCCGGACTTTGCATATACGAATTCTCAAAATTATAATATTCTTGCTCCTTTGCCTTATTTCGGTCTAAACGTTCCGATCACAAATCGATTAAACTACGGTGTCGGAGTCTACATTCCGGGCGGAGGCAATGGACAAGTGGATGGAATCCTTCGGGTGACGCCTAACGGACAATCCTTTCGAGATTGGTCCGGAATCGATATTCCGGGGCCGATCGGAGACAGTAAGAAAATTAAAGAGGATCTTCTTACAACCTTTTACGTGGTTAAGATGACTAACGCGTTGGCTTATAAATTCGGGAATCTTTCCGTCGGGCTCGGAATCGAAGCCATCTATTCAAGACAGATCGCCTATCAGCGATTTTACGATATCACTCACACTCTCGAAGTTCCGGGACAAGGTTTTGATTATCGAAGTAGAAACGCTTATTCTATGGGAGCTATCTTCGGTCTTACCTACGCTTTCACCGAGTGGTTCAAGGCTGCGTATTCATATCAGGCGAGAAACATTCTTCCCTTAGACGGCGGAATGCAGGTTGGAATCGGAGACGCCAACAATTATAGAAGGACAGGAGTTTCGGCGACATTCAATCTTCCCGAAAAACACGGAATCGGTTTTTCTTTTGGCAACGACAGTCTTCGTTTAGGAATCGATTTTCTCTATTATAATTACAACTCTTACGATCAAACCTTCAAACAAACTCTGGAAGATTCTTGGTTTCCGACCGCTTTTGGAAAAACGAATACGGTCTCACAAAATATTGCTTATCACGATTCATGGGCGGGTGCGTTAGGTTTAGAATATAAAACAGATTCTTTTGCGTTTCGTACGGGATATCGTTACAACACGGGAGTCGTTCGATCGGAAGGTATGAGCGCGTTGCAGGCGGGAATTATGGTTCAACAGTTGGCTACATTAGGACTTAGTTTTCTTTCGGGAAATTGGAGTTTTGATTTTGCGGTTAATTATCTCTTTTCGAGAAGGATCGTCGCGTCTCAAGGAAACGATTGGGCGGTATTACATTCCGTCTTTGGTCCGAACGATATCCGAGTGCTCAATTATTCTCAGTCCTTACAATCCGATGTTCCGGCGATTCTCTTCGGCGCTTCGTATCGATTTGAGTAG
- the modA gene encoding molybdate ABC transporter substrate-binding protein, with protein sequence MQKIKIIVLFWFLSFLSPIFGETKKQIIVSAASSLTQAFTEIGEAFEKKHSTKVFFNFAASGVLLQQIENGAPADVFASADQETVEKGSEKKLFDLKSKKNFVGNRLILVVPADRSSKIQSLSDLKEEFVQRIALGNVLTVPAGRYAKEVLEKEGIYKILEGKLIPGENVRQVLDYVARGEVEAGFVYKTDAMLMKENVKIAVADLKTRPILYPVVIVSKTSLPKESKLFVEFLFSPEAQKIFQKFHFAKGESNWK encoded by the coding sequence ATGCAAAAAATTAAGATTATCGTTTTGTTTTGGTTTCTCTCCTTTTTATCTCCGATTTTCGGAGAAACAAAAAAGCAAATTATAGTTTCGGCGGCTTCCAGTTTGACTCAGGCCTTTACGGAAATCGGAGAAGCCTTTGAAAAGAAACATTCGACAAAGGTTTTTTTTAACTTTGCGGCTTCCGGTGTTTTACTCCAGCAGATAGAAAACGGAGCTCCCGCAGACGTATTCGCTTCGGCGGATCAGGAAACCGTGGAAAAAGGATCTGAGAAAAAGCTCTTCGATCTGAAATCAAAAAAGAATTTTGTTGGGAATCGACTGATTCTCGTTGTGCCCGCGGACAGATCTTCGAAGATTCAATCGCTTTCCGATCTCAAAGAAGAGTTTGTTCAAAGGATTGCTCTTGGAAATGTCCTTACGGTTCCGGCGGGAAGATATGCGAAAGAGGTTCTGGAGAAGGAAGGAATCTATAAGATTCTGGAAGGCAAATTGATTCCCGGAGAAAACGTAAGACAGGTTTTGGATTATGTTGCGAGGGGAGAAGTGGAAGCGGGTTTTGTATATAAGACCGACGCGATGCTTATGAAGGAAAATGTAAAGATCGCCGTTGCAGATCTAAAAACCAGACCGATCCTCTATCCGGTTGTAATCGTATCAAAAACTTCTTTACCAAAAGAGTCCAAACTTTTTGTAGAATTTTTATTTTCTCCGGAAGCACAGAAAATTTTCCAAAAGTTTCATTTTGCAAAAGGAGAATCGAATTGGAAGTAG
- a CDS encoding trifunctional serine/threonine-protein kinase/ATP-binding protein/SpoIIE family protein phosphatase yields MSFRTETKSSSFRIREILLEDHVSTVCRGVLEEESETKILRIQRDKIKEEDSFYFLNEYEIGKLVENDQILKPQRLLRIQDKYCLVYENIESSLLGDHLNKVDSLPIQEFLQIAISVTDNLIALHSKGILHNQISPNSFFYNSDTGKSTLAWLGSSSLLIGEKGNLAPLQISPTLLAYCSPERTGRMNRTVDFRSDGYSLGALFYQILTGKPPFESNDPLEIIHSHIARVPVPVHERKKEVPIPISNLVMKLLSKMPEERYFALETLSNDLKILYDSIRSSQSILEFIPASTEKKDKFRITEKLYGRDGEKKIIEDSIASIYAGVRASILIKGKSGTGKTSLVMDSVFSTDFNALRIFKGKFDEDKKEIPYYALRQILVELSNHLLTQSEYEIQSLRRGMRETLGENIQLLVQLIPEIRSLIGISPEPTESPSQKDDQFLFIVILRFLSICFNRRSPALLVLDDIQWADPASIALIEFISRQTDWEGMLFVFICRNEEENSDFLNQFRNKLLSSEILLQEISLKPLDRTMIQNFVSDSLDLKPEDTEKLTDILYQKTNGNPFFLNQFFNTLYTESFIQYQKSSGIWSLDWDQIIKKTVTENVLDLLTEEIKRLPEETLRFLKVAACIGGLFDLGTLFRYFQDSPEIIETGIRECIKRGIIIFQESQVSLYPILQILKNETERDINQNSIFDGITFRFSHDKINQVISESIGAEDRAEIHKSLGWILIRTDRSSPKQERIPEIANHLIRAQKILNSKEEIDLFIHYTLLAGNAAKLSAAFNTAYSLFTLLKRKITEESWIERKEQTVQIYKSLAESAYFLSKTSEAENVVQVLLDHLNDPIEIADVRLMQLEVMNIKNDLEGAYKVGIKALQSMGEDFPERPGVFILLFEFLKTIFYQRGRSPESLEKAKRNQDPYKIEVINILTNMLNYGKHFDSKLFVFLFLKLMNITLKEGNSQVSFFGYAGFGSLVFAITGNFQTSLRYWKLGEHTLSIFNSDRLRGRFLFGKNMLLDYFQNPFSKLVLLAEEAYQKNIQYGDYLWAAFSIISHSIYQLYHSENSESYREVLIKDAKRAENLNYEITYAILASSDYFIKSLEGPAKPNVAYKDQEVSLETFENKILIPCGNGTAFAWYAVLRGKETYLHGEWEEGLNTFARFKEDLERSRTIFLYSEYRFYKSLHLIRFAQSGSKLSWLDRFFIRGSISLFKTWSKVYPINFLTHYYILKAEYSNFIRDLKTAESCFEKALSSLSKTETNLRKAIVNEHAGSWEVSRGRKQYGNYLLKLAQKQYRSWGASRKADLIQANREHLEDEPGFLLHTREEALLDTILKSADNLDLRSVLKSSQSISGIIEQDELLKKMMRTIMENAGATRGFLILPRQNGLYVETGQDIEESENVLPESLLLDEAGELLPVELVYYSYRSGQRILLGNASKESLYSLNSYIATHQPKSLLCLPITKQGKILSILYLENRLTYGVFDEHRLEILEILSSQAAISLENAKLYDDITRLNFELEKKVESRTQELMQSLKIIQKDLLYSKKIQRSILPEHPVLAGILYSVSYQPMDEVGGDFYDLFEFKPGVYRFFVADATGHGVQAALITMAIKSEYEHLKKVHKSPADLLKELNFVILEKFKTLYLTCIVADINVKNHTLEYSSAGHPAQILLRERNAEWMHKTGAILGLKKDYEYYSEKIKIRTGDRIFLFTDGIYEQFNSSKSEYGEARFLESIRTSDLSTTESQLVRIQKDLNEFLQGSPIQDDLTLIIIEVL; encoded by the coding sequence ATGTCCTTTCGAACGGAAACTAAGTCTTCTTCCTTCCGAATCAGGGAAATACTATTAGAAGACCATGTATCCACCGTTTGCAGAGGAGTTTTAGAGGAAGAGTCCGAAACCAAAATTCTTCGGATCCAGAGGGATAAAATCAAAGAGGAAGACTCGTTTTATTTTTTAAACGAGTACGAAATCGGAAAGCTGGTTGAGAACGATCAAATTCTAAAACCTCAGAGGCTTTTAAGAATCCAAGATAAATATTGTCTTGTCTACGAAAACATCGAGTCTTCTTTGCTTGGAGATCATCTGAACAAAGTGGATTCGCTGCCGATTCAGGAATTTTTACAGATCGCGATATCGGTCACGGACAATCTGATCGCGCTTCATTCCAAAGGAATCCTTCACAACCAAATCAGTCCAAATTCTTTCTTTTACAATTCCGATACCGGGAAATCCACTCTCGCGTGGCTCGGCTCTTCTTCCCTCCTCATCGGGGAAAAAGGAAATCTCGCGCCTCTTCAGATATCACCTACGTTACTCGCCTATTGCTCTCCGGAAAGAACGGGAAGAATGAATCGGACCGTAGACTTTCGATCGGACGGCTATTCCTTGGGAGCGCTCTTTTATCAGATTCTTACTGGCAAACCTCCGTTCGAATCCAATGATCCGCTCGAAATCATTCATTCTCATATCGCAAGAGTTCCGGTTCCAGTTCACGAAAGAAAAAAAGAAGTTCCAATTCCGATTTCAAATCTGGTTATGAAACTTCTTTCTAAGATGCCGGAAGAAAGATATTTCGCATTAGAAACGCTTTCCAACGATCTCAAAATTTTATACGATTCGATCCGTTCCAGCCAGAGTATCTTAGAATTTATCCCAGCTTCCACGGAGAAAAAAGACAAGTTTAGAATCACCGAAAAATTATATGGAAGAGACGGTGAAAAAAAAATAATAGAAGATTCGATCGCTTCTATCTACGCGGGTGTTCGAGCTTCGATTCTTATCAAGGGAAAATCCGGAACCGGCAAAACCTCTCTTGTGATGGATTCAGTATTTTCAACCGATTTTAACGCATTACGAATCTTTAAAGGAAAGTTTGACGAGGACAAAAAGGAAATCCCCTACTACGCACTCAGACAAATTCTGGTGGAACTTTCCAATCACCTCCTAACTCAATCCGAGTATGAGATTCAGAGTTTAAGAAGAGGGATGAGAGAAACTCTCGGAGAAAACATACAACTTCTCGTTCAACTCATACCGGAAATCCGAAGTTTGATCGGAATCTCTCCGGAACCCACGGAAAGTCCGAGTCAAAAAGACGACCAATTTTTGTTTATCGTCATTCTTCGATTTCTTTCGATCTGTTTTAATCGAAGGAGTCCCGCCTTACTTGTGTTAGATGATATCCAATGGGCCGACCCGGCTTCCATCGCGCTCATCGAATTCATATCGAGACAGACCGATTGGGAAGGAATGCTCTTCGTATTTATCTGCAGAAACGAAGAGGAGAATTCGGATTTTCTAAATCAGTTTAGAAATAAATTATTAAGCTCGGAGATTCTTCTTCAGGAAATATCCTTAAAACCTCTGGATCGAACGATGATTCAAAATTTTGTCTCGGACAGTTTGGATCTCAAGCCGGAAGACACTGAAAAACTCACAGACATCCTCTACCAAAAGACAAACGGAAATCCTTTTTTTCTAAATCAGTTTTTTAATACTCTTTATACGGAATCCTTTATACAATATCAGAAAAGTTCGGGGATCTGGAGCCTTGACTGGGATCAGATCATTAAGAAAACTGTTACCGAAAACGTACTCGATCTTCTTACGGAAGAAATCAAAAGGCTTCCGGAAGAAACCCTGAGATTTTTAAAAGTCGCCGCGTGTATAGGAGGCCTTTTCGATCTCGGAACACTCTTTCGTTATTTTCAAGATTCTCCCGAAATTATTGAAACCGGAATCCGAGAATGTATCAAACGAGGAATCATCATCTTTCAAGAATCACAAGTGAGTCTCTATCCGATTCTTCAAATTCTTAAAAATGAAACCGAAAGAGATATTAATCAAAATTCTATCTTTGACGGAATCACGTTTCGTTTTTCTCACGATAAGATCAATCAAGTGATCAGCGAATCGATCGGTGCGGAAGACCGCGCGGAGATCCACAAAAGTTTGGGCTGGATTTTGATTCGTACGGATCGGAGTTCTCCCAAACAGGAAAGAATTCCTGAAATCGCAAATCATCTCATACGCGCTCAAAAAATTCTTAACTCAAAGGAAGAAATCGATCTTTTTATACACTACACTCTTCTCGCGGGGAACGCAGCAAAACTTTCAGCGGCGTTTAACACCGCTTATTCGCTCTTTACTCTTCTCAAAAGAAAAATCACGGAAGAATCCTGGATCGAAAGAAAAGAACAAACCGTTCAAATTTACAAATCGCTCGCGGAATCGGCCTACTTTCTTTCCAAGACCTCCGAAGCTGAGAACGTAGTTCAGGTTTTACTCGATCACCTAAACGATCCTATCGAGATCGCGGACGTTCGTCTGATGCAATTGGAAGTGATGAACATTAAAAACGATTTGGAAGGCGCTTACAAAGTGGGAATCAAAGCGCTTCAATCCATGGGCGAAGATTTTCCGGAAAGGCCCGGCGTGTTTATTCTTCTTTTCGAATTTTTAAAAACTATCTTTTATCAAAGGGGAAGAAGTCCGGAATCTTTAGAAAAGGCAAAAAGAAATCAGGATCCTTACAAGATCGAGGTGATCAACATTCTTACCAACATGTTGAATTACGGAAAACACTTCGATAGTAAGTTGTTTGTATTCTTATTTTTGAAACTGATGAATATCACTCTCAAGGAAGGAAATTCTCAGGTTAGTTTTTTCGGTTATGCAGGGTTCGGTTCCCTTGTTTTTGCAATCACCGGGAACTTTCAAACTTCTCTTCGTTATTGGAAGTTAGGCGAACACACCCTGAGCATCTTTAACTCCGATCGTCTGAGAGGAAGATTTTTGTTCGGAAAAAATATGCTTCTGGATTATTTCCAGAATCCGTTTTCAAAACTCGTGCTCTTAGCCGAAGAAGCCTATCAAAAAAACATTCAATACGGAGATTATCTCTGGGCTGCATTCTCCATTATATCGCATTCGATCTATCAATTGTATCACTCGGAGAATTCCGAAAGTTATCGAGAGGTTTTGATCAAGGACGCAAAACGTGCCGAAAATTTAAACTATGAAATTACGTATGCGATTCTCGCGAGTTCCGATTATTTTATCAAAAGTCTGGAAGGACCCGCCAAACCGAACGTCGCCTACAAGGATCAGGAAGTTTCCTTGGAAACCTTCGAGAACAAAATTCTCATTCCCTGCGGAAACGGAACTGCGTTCGCCTGGTACGCGGTTTTAAGAGGAAAAGAAACGTATCTTCACGGAGAATGGGAAGAAGGTTTGAATACCTTTGCAAGATTCAAAGAGGATCTGGAAAGATCCAGAACCATATTTCTTTATTCCGAATATAGATTTTATAAATCCTTACACTTAATCCGTTTTGCCCAGAGCGGCTCGAAACTTTCCTGGTTGGATCGCTTTTTTATCCGGGGTTCGATTTCTCTTTTTAAAACCTGGTCCAAAGTCTACCCGATCAATTTTTTAACCCACTACTATATTCTAAAAGCAGAATATTCTAATTTTATCCGGGACTTAAAAACGGCGGAATCCTGTTTTGAAAAAGCGCTTTCCTCCCTTTCCAAAACCGAAACCAATCTGAGAAAGGCGATCGTAAACGAACACGCCGGCTCTTGGGAAGTTTCCCGAGGGAGAAAACAATACGGAAATTATCTCTTAAAGCTCGCTCAGAAACAATATCGTTCCTGGGGAGCTTCGAGAAAGGCGGATCTCATTCAGGCGAATCGAGAACATCTCGAAGACGAACCAGGTTTTTTACTCCATACGAGAGAGGAAGCCCTGCTCGATACGATTCTTAAATCAGCGGACAATCTCGATTTGAGGAGCGTGCTCAAATCTTCTCAGTCCATTTCAGGAATTATCGAACAAGACGAACTCCTAAAGAAGATGATGAGAACCATCATGGAAAATGCGGGAGCCACGAGAGGATTTTTGATTCTTCCCAGACAAAACGGACTCTATGTCGAAACCGGCCAGGACATTGAAGAATCGGAGAACGTTTTACCTGAGTCCTTACTCTTGGACGAGGCAGGAGAACTCCTTCCGGTCGAACTCGTTTACTACTCTTATCGATCGGGACAAAGAATCCTTTTGGGCAACGCTTCGAAAGAATCCTTGTATTCGCTCAATTCTTATATCGCGACCCACCAACCAAAATCCCTTCTCTGTCTTCCGATTACAAAACAAGGGAAAATTTTGAGTATTCTCTATTTGGAAAACCGTCTGACCTACGGCGTTTTTGACGAACACCGACTTGAGATCTTGGAGATCCTTTCGTCTCAAGCGGCTATTTCATTAGAAAATGCTAAACTATATGACGATATCACCCGATTAAACTTCGAATTGGAAAAGAAGGTGGAATCCAGAACTCAAGAATTGATGCAATCTTTGAAGATCATTCAAAAGGATCTTCTTTATTCCAAAAAAATTCAGAGAAGTATTCTTCCGGAACATCCGGTCCTCGCTGGAATTTTATACTCAGTTTCTTACCAACCTATGGACGAGGTCGGCGGAGACTTTTACGATCTTTTCGAATTCAAACCCGGAGTGTATCGTTTCTTTGTAGCGGACGCGACGGGTCACGGAGTACAAGCCGCGCTGATTACGATGGCGATCAAAAGCGAATACGAGCACCTCAAGAAGGTTCATAAATCTCCGGCGGATCTTTTGAAAGAATTGAACTTTGTGATTCTTGAAAAGTTTAAAACCTTGTATCTTACTTGTATCGTCGCGGACATCAACGTGAAAAATCATACTCTTGAATATTCATCAGCAGGCCATCCCGCTCAAATTCTTCTTAGGGAAAGAAACGCCGAGTGGATGCACAAAACCGGAGCGATCCTAGGATTGAAAAAAGACTATGAATACTATTCCGAGAAGATCAAAATAAGAACTGGAGATAGAATTTTTCTTTTTACGGACGGGATCTACGAGCAGTTCAACTCGAGCAAAAGCGAATACGGTGAAGCTCGCTTTTTGGAATCGATCCGCACTTCCGATCTTTCCACAACCGAGAGCCAGCTTGTAAGAATTCAAAAAGATCTCAACGAATTCTTACAAGGTTCCCCGATTCAAGACGATCTCACTCTGATCATCATCGAAGTCCTTTAG
- a CDS encoding oxygenase MpaB family protein — MQNFTKYRTVTDPYADQIVEDYFQSGDPDKLKSLILFNTLTKNFAPIPSELPDYFKDYFEKTSVLPEWVDQKQISIAEKIFTSFGPQILMILCCKSLPMSYTCAYGAEVLIHTGRLVEQNGSTDKVYRRLMETTQFVVSVLQEGGLSAKGDGIRVAQKVRLMHASIRHFIKQSGPWNLEWGEPINQEDMAGTLQAFSSLILDGLAFSGIVLTLEEKNAFIHLWRVVGHIMGVLPELTPEKYEDAYAIGLAIFQEQRKTSEAGKILAKSLLDFMEYMLPGNLLDGVPLYFLQSYLGKENCLVLGLPWEEKEVLGEILEKIIMDFDKTLSKNDHFQKLVSHFSSKLILGMDHFYYKGKKAKFEIPPSLKGNWGV, encoded by the coding sequence ATGCAAAATTTTACGAAATATAGAACTGTGACCGATCCTTACGCGGATCAGATCGTAGAGGATTACTTTCAATCTGGAGATCCGGATAAACTAAAAAGCTTAATACTGTTCAATACTCTTACCAAGAACTTCGCACCGATTCCTTCGGAGCTTCCGGACTATTTCAAAGATTACTTCGAGAAGACGAGCGTGTTACCCGAGTGGGTCGACCAGAAACAGATCTCAATCGCTGAAAAGATTTTTACTTCTTTTGGACCTCAGATTCTAATGATTCTCTGTTGTAAGTCCTTACCGATGAGTTACACCTGCGCTTACGGAGCGGAGGTGCTCATTCATACCGGAAGACTCGTGGAACAAAACGGATCTACGGACAAAGTTTATCGAAGACTGATGGAAACGACTCAGTTTGTTGTCTCTGTTTTGCAAGAAGGCGGACTTTCCGCAAAAGGAGACGGGATCCGAGTCGCACAGAAGGTAAGACTCATGCACGCGTCCATCAGGCATTTTATAAAACAATCAGGACCATGGAATTTAGAATGGGGAGAGCCGATCAATCAAGAAGATATGGCCGGAACTCTTCAAGCTTTTTCGAGTTTGATCTTGGACGGACTCGCCTTCTCGGGTATCGTGCTTACTTTAGAGGAAAAGAATGCGTTTATTCATCTCTGGAGAGTTGTGGGACATATCATGGGTGTTCTTCCGGAACTCACTCCCGAAAAATACGAGGACGCGTATGCTATCGGACTTGCGATCTTCCAAGAACAGAGAAAGACATCGGAAGCCGGGAAAATTCTTGCCAAATCCCTTTTGGATTTTATGGAATATATGTTGCCTGGAAATTTATTGGATGGAGTTCCGCTCTACTTTCTTCAGAGTTATTTAGGAAAAGAAAACTGTCTCGTATTAGGGTTACCCTGGGAAGAAAAAGAAGTCTTAGGAGAAATCCTTGAGAAAATCATAATGGACTTCGACAAAACTCTGAGCAAAAACGATCATTTTCAAAAACTTGTTTCTCATTTTTCATCCAAACTTATCCTAGGGATGGATCACTTTTACTATAAAGGTAAAAAAGCAAAATTTGAAATTCCTCCTTCTCTGAAAGGAAACTGGGGAGTATAA
- a CDS encoding ATP-binding cassette domain-containing protein: MSLEIKIQKTLRDQDRKFFLDLDFSFQKDFLLIYGPSGAGKTLTLKTIAGLIRPDEGMISLNNRTFFDSKKKFDLPVQKRNIGYLPQGYSLFPHLSVRKNLEFPLKETFSWRLKADDAKKIDEILELFEIENLSESYPKNLSGGQKQRVALARALVKRPDLLLLDEPFAALNIELKNRMRGELEKIQKLYRIPVLIVSHDQSDVSFFSGESLTIENGSIFQKLNSSKKRKIKGKI, translated from the coding sequence GTGTCGCTTGAAATAAAAATTCAAAAAACGTTACGTGATCAAGATCGAAAATTCTTTCTTGATCTTGATTTTTCATTTCAAAAAGATTTTTTACTGATCTACGGTCCTTCCGGAGCCGGTAAAACCCTGACTTTGAAAACGATTGCGGGTTTGATCCGTCCGGATGAGGGAATGATTTCGCTTAACAATAGAACGTTTTTTGACTCGAAAAAGAAGTTCGATCTTCCGGTTCAAAAACGAAACATCGGTTATCTCCCGCAAGGGTATTCTCTTTTTCCCCATCTTTCGGTGCGAAAGAATTTGGAATTTCCTCTAAAGGAAACGTTTTCTTGGAGATTAAAAGCGGACGATGCAAAAAAAATCGATGAAATATTAGAATTATTTGAAATAGAAAATCTCTCCGAAAGTTATCCAAAAAATCTTTCGGGTGGTCAGAAACAAAGAGTGGCACTCGCGAGAGCCCTCGTAAAACGGCCAGATCTTCTTCTTTTAGACGAGCCCTTTGCGGCCCTCAATATAGAACTAAAAAATCGGATGAGAGGGGAGTTGGAAAAAATACAAAAGCTCTATCGAATTCCGGTTCTAATCGTTTCTCACGATCAAAGCGATGTTTCCTTTTTTTCGGGAGAATCTCTTACGATCGAAAACGGAAGTATATTCCAAAAACTGAATTCTTCTAAAAAAAGAAAAATCAAAGGAAAAATTTAG
- the pdxH gene encoding pyridoxamine 5'-phosphate oxidase, giving the protein MTSKIADIRNSYTLSSLDIADTGDDPIQFFQKWFQEAVLSEVFEVNAMTLATASKDGKPDARTVLLKGISEDSFLFFTNYESRKGKELEENPRACLVFFWSELERQIRIEGSVTKVSKEESEEYFHSRPRESQIGAHSSPQSQVIPDRKFLEERFQKFSVQFEGKEVELPSHWGGYAVKPDRIEFWQGRSSRLHDRIVFEKNSDSSWKKFRVAP; this is encoded by the coding sequence ATGACTTCAAAAATCGCAGACATTAGAAACAGTTATACCCTTTCTTCCTTGGACATCGCGGACACGGGAGACGATCCGATTCAATTCTTTCAAAAGTGGTTTCAAGAAGCTGTCTTGTCCGAAGTTTTCGAAGTCAATGCGATGACCTTGGCCACCGCCTCTAAGGATGGAAAGCCGGACGCAAGGACCGTCCTCTTAAAAGGAATCAGCGAGGATTCTTTTCTATTCTTTACAAATTACGAAAGTAGAAAGGGAAAAGAATTGGAGGAGAATCCGAGAGCCTGTCTCGTTTTCTTTTGGTCCGAACTGGAACGTCAAATTCGAATCGAAGGAAGCGTAACCAAAGTTTCAAAAGAAGAATCGGAAGAATACTTTCATTCCAGACCGAGAGAATCTCAGATCGGAGCCCACTCTTCTCCTCAGAGCCAAGTCATTCCGGATAGAAAATTTTTAGAAGAGAGATTTCAAAAATTCTCCGTTCAATTCGAAGGTAAAGAAGTGGAGCTCCCTAGTCACTGGGGAGGTTACGCGGTGAAACCTGATAGAATCGAATTCTGGCAAGGAAGATCCAGCAGACTTCACGATCGAATCGTGTTTGAGAAGAATTCGGATTCTTCTTGGAAGAAGTTCAGAGTCGCTCCTTAA
- the modB gene encoding molybdate ABC transporter permease subunit — MTSMDWETIRYPVLLTLGVSALSTLIATTLGVLGAYLLSKSKFFGKELVDSILTLPLVLPPTVLGYYLLVLLGRNGFVGSFLSDLFHFSVLFHWSGAVIASILVSFPLVYRAARAALEDVDSDLEDTARTLGKGNFVIFWEILLPLSWRGILAGAMLAYARGMGEFGATLMIAGNIPKRTQTLSLAIYDAVQAGNESVAFYLVVLTSILSVVILTVSTKLFKKSHW; from the coding sequence ATGACTTCGATGGATTGGGAAACGATTCGATATCCGGTCCTATTGACCTTGGGCGTAAGCGCGCTTTCCACTTTGATCGCGACCACCTTGGGAGTGTTAGGCGCCTATCTTCTATCCAAGTCTAAATTTTTTGGAAAAGAGTTGGTAGATTCGATTCTTACACTTCCTCTTGTTTTACCGCCTACGGTTCTCGGTTATTACTTATTGGTTCTTTTGGGAAGAAACGGATTTGTAGGATCTTTTTTGTCCGATCTCTTCCACTTCAGCGTTTTATTTCATTGGTCGGGAGCGGTCATTGCTTCGATCCTAGTTTCTTTCCCGTTGGTCTATCGAGCTGCGAGAGCTGCCTTAGAAGACGTGGATTCCGATTTGGAAGACACGGCGAGGACTTTGGGAAAAGGGAACTTTGTCATCTTTTGGGAAATTCTTCTTCCTCTTTCTTGGAGAGGAATTCTTGCCGGTGCGATGCTCGCGTATGCAAGAGGAATGGGAGAATTCGGCGCGACCCTTATGATCGCGGGTAATATTCCGAAAAGGACACAAACCCTTTCTCTTGCGATCTATGACGCGGTTCAAGCGGGGAATGAGTCCGTTGCGTTCTATCTTGTGGTGTTGACTTCGATTCTTTCCGTCGTCATCCTTACCGTCTCTACAAAACTTTTCAAAAAATCTCACTGGTAA